From a region of the Triticum aestivum cultivar Chinese Spring chromosome 7D, IWGSC CS RefSeq v2.1, whole genome shotgun sequence genome:
- the LOC123165258 gene encoding ATP-dependent zinc metalloprotease FTSH 6, chloroplastic: MSPTAMSLTTTSHLPVCKAQDVAKQAPQRRASPAKITPPSPDAAGLLGRRGLLQSAGLGLGLGLAVARPARADQPPVLAPEELTSSRMSYSRFLEYLDAGAVKKVDLFQNGTVAVAEVDEPALARVHRVKVQLPGLPAELVRKMREKGVDFAAQPVEPNVGLDVLGLLLNLGFPLLFLASLFLRSSGGMNAPGGGPSLPFGLGRSKAKFQMEPNTGVTFDDIAGVDEAKQDFQEIVQFLKFPDKFTAVGARIPKGVLLVGPPGTGKTLLAKAIAGEAGVPFFSLSGSEFIEMFVGVGASRVRDLFNKAKDNAPCLVFIDEIDAVGRQRGTGIGGGNDEREQTLNQLLTEMDGFRGDSGVIVIAATNRPEILDAALLRPGRFDRQVSVGLPDVRGREEILRVHSANKKLDPGVSLSVVAMRTPGFSGADLANLMNEAAILAGRRGKDRVSVKEIDDSIDRIVAGLEGASMTDGKSKMLVAYHEIGHAVCATLTPGHDEVQKVTLIPRGQARGLTWFLPGEDPTLVSKRQIFARIVGGLGGRAAEEVIFGEPEVTTGAAGDLQQVTQVARQMVTTFGMSEIGPWALTDQAAQSGDVVLRMLARNAMSEKLAADIDRTVKAIIDEAYEVAKAHVRRTRPAIDQLVDVLMEKETLTGDEFRAVLSEYVDIGREQRDTAARTDMVTA, from the exons ATGTCGCCCACGGCCATGTCGCTGACGACGACGAGCCACCTGCCCGTCTGCAAGGCGCAGGACGTCGCCAAGCAAGCGCCGCAGAGGCGGGCCTCTCCCGCCAAGATCACGCCCCCGTCGCCAGACGCTGCCGGGCTCCTCGGCAGGCGGGGGCTGCTCCAGTCCGCCGGGCTGGGGCTGGGACTCGGGCTCGCCGTGGCAAGGCCGGCACGGGCTGATCAGCCGCCGGTGCTGGCGCCGGAGGAGCTGACGTCGAGCCGGATGTCCTACTCCAGGTTCCTGGAGTACCTCGACGCCGGCGCGGTCAAGAAGGTGGACCTGTTCCAGAACGGCACGGTGGCCGTGGCCGAGGTGGACGAGCCGGCGCTGGCGAGGGTGCACCGCGTCAAGGTGCAGCTCCCGGGGCTCCCCGCCGAGCTGGTCCGGAAGATGCGGGAGAAGGGCGTCGACTTCGCGGCCCAGCCGGTGGAGCCCAACGTCGGGCTGGACGTCCTGGGCCTCCTGCTTAACCTCGGCTTCCCGCTCCTCTTCCTCGCCTCGCTCTTCCTGCGGTCGTCCGGCGGCATGAACGCGCCCGGCGGCGGGCCGAGCCTGCCCTTCGGGCTCGGCCGGTCCAAGGCCAAGTTCCAGATGGAGCCCAACACGGGCGTCACGTTCGACGACATCGCCGGCGTGGACGAGGCGAAGCAGGACTTCCAGGAGATCGTGCAGTTCCTCAAGTTCCCTGACAAGTTCACGGCGGTGGGGGCAAGGATCCCCAAGGGGGTGCTCCTGGTCGGCCCGCCGGGAACGGGGAAGACGCTGCTGGCCAAGGCGATCGCGGGCGAGGCCGGCGTGCCCTTCTTCTCGCTGTCCGGGTCGGAGTTCATCGAGATGTTCGTGGGCGTGGGCGCGTCGCGGGTGCGGGACCTCTTCAACAAGGCCAAGGACAACGCGCCGTGCCTGGTGTTCATCGACGAGATCGACGCCGTCGGCCGGCAGCGCGGCACGGGCATCGGCGGGGGCAACGACGAGCGCGAGCAGACGCTGAACCAGCTGCTCACCGAGATGGACGGCTTCCGCGGCGACAGCGGCGTCATCGtcatcgccgccacgaaccggccgGAGATCCTCGACGCCGCGCTGCTCCGCCCGGGACGCTTCGACCGGCAGGTGTCCGTGGGGCTGCCCGACGTGCGCGGCCGCGAGGAGATCCTCAGGGTGCACAGCGCCAACAAGAAGCTGGACCCCGGCGTGTCCCTCAGCGTGGTGGCCATGCGCACGCCCGGGTTCAGCGGCGCCGACCTCGCCAACCTCATGAACGAGGCCGCCatcctcgccggccgccgcggcaaggaccgCGTCTCCGTCAAGGAGATCGACGACTCCATCGACCGCATCGTCGCCGGCCTCGAGGGCGCCAGCATGACCGACGGCAAGAGCAAGATGCTCGTCGCCTACCACGAGATCGGCCACGCCGTCTGCGC GACGCTGACGCCGGGGCACGACGAGGTGCAGAAGGTGACGCTGATCCCGCGGGGGCAGGCGCGGGGCCTGACGTGGTTCCTCCCCGGCGAGGACCCGACGCTGGTGTCCAAGCGGCAGATCTTCGCGAGGATCGTGGGCGGGCTCGGCGGCCGTGCCGCGGAGGAGGTGATCTTCGGCGAGCCGGAGGTGACGACGGGCGCGGCGGGGGACCTGCAGCAGGTGACGCAGGTGGCGCGGCAGATGGTGACCACGTTCGGCATGTCGGAGATCGGGCCGTGGGCGCTGACGGACCAGGCGGCGCAGAGCGGGGACGTGGTGCTGCGGATGCTGGCCAGGAACGCCATGTCGGAGAAGCTCGCGGCCGACATCGACAGGACGGTGAAGGCCATCATCGACGAGGCGTACGAGGTCGCCAAGGCGCACGTCAGGAGGACGCGGCCCGCCATCGACCAGCTGGTCGACGTGCTCATGGAGAAGGAGACgctcaccggcgatgagttcaggGCGGTCCTGTCAGAGTACGTCGACATCGGCAGAGAGCAGAGGGACACCGCCGCGAGGACGGACATGGTCACTGCTTGA
- the LOC123170982 gene encoding uncharacterized protein, whose protein sequence is MAAGHELLTYSTKTARRKGAPRKGYWPRAPRKGYWQEASLGAVLHDGVHQKVLSSAFVFAKLIQFFFSCTSFWPYGPSVWHDSYLLEDEALLCSLPFLSFGCQPLCSNSPAVAQSSSLQAPCLVPCDTGELDTSFDDDLLRCWEAIEQSDDSTEDSGKGLPLLCYGEESGAASNAMRADRVRSERVLTFELVSQYFYMPITQAARELNVGLTVLKKKCRELGIPRWPHRKLKNLQTLINDVEVLQEAGKANDGEQLRAMVEMLEQERRLLEQRPYVELEEKTKRLRQACFKASYKKRRLLVLEPGEASKYY, encoded by the exons ATGGCTGCTGGCCACGAGCTCCTGACGTACTCGACGAAGACCGCGCGacggaagggagctccacggaAGGGCTACTGGCCGCGAGCTCCACGGAAGGGCTACTGGCAGGAGGCCTCCCTGGGTGCGGTCCTCCATGACG GCGTACATCAGAAAGTACTAAGTAGTGCCTTTGTTTTTGCCAAGTTGATTCAGTTCTTCTTTTCGTGTACCAGCTTctggccttatgggccaagtgttTGGCATGATAGTTACCTGCTTGAAGACGAGGCGCTCCTCTGCAGTCTACCCTTCCTGAGCTTCGGCTGCCAACCACTGTGCTCTAACAGCCCCGCTGTCGCGCAGAGCAGCAGCCTGCAAG CTCCCTGTCTTGTTCCTTGCGACACAGGCGAGCTGGATACAAGCTTTGATGATGATCTGCTGAGGTGCTGGGAGGCTATAGAGCAATCTGATGACAGCACAGAAGACAGTGGGAAGGGGTTGCCACTACTGTGTTATGGCGAGGAGAGCGGAGCAGCTTCGAACGCCATGAGAGCAGACCGCGTTAGATCAGAGAGGGTGCTGACATTCGAGCTCGTGTCACAGTACTTCTACATGCCGATCACGCAGGCGGCTCGAGAGCTGAACGTCGGGCTCACCGTTCTGAAGAAGAAATGCAGAGAGCTTGGGATTCCCAGGTGGCCGCATCGcaagctgaagaacttgcagaccCTCATCAACGACGTCGAG GTCCTGCAGGAGGCAGGCAAGGCGAACGACGGCGAGCAGCTGAGGGCGATGGTGGAGATGCTGGAGCAGGAGAGGCGGCTCCTGGAGCAGAGGCCGTACGTTGAGCTCGAGGAGAAGACGAAGAGGCTTCGGCAGGCCTGCTTCAAGGCCAGCTACAAAAAGAGACGTCTCTTGGTTCTTGAACCTGGGGAGGCATCCAAGTACTATTGA
- the LOC123165259 gene encoding pentatricopeptide repeat-containing protein At1g62260, mitochondrial: MRRWPPPIQGVAHRRAAAAAAAAATVAPPTGELVRQHNRSLAALLRRGRLAAAWRLFDALPVRDVVTWNSLLAALARRSDVSAASAFFASMPVRDVVSWNTLLAAYSRSSHSHHLAAARRLFDEMPQRDGVTWNTLLSAYVRRGLMGEAGKLFDEMPQRGVTSWNTMVTGFFAAGQVSKALDMFNAMPVKDSASLGTLVSGLAKNGRLHEAEELLTKRLTVKDMDKALDAYNTLIAAYGQVGRVDDARRLFDMIPRGQNQHQMSNMRVFQRNVVSWNTMMMCYTRTGDVCSARMLFDEMPAKNLESWNTMVAGYAKVSNMQEAEQLFWEMPDPDMVSWNLIIRGFTQIGEVEHARGFFDRMPERAIISWNTMISGYEQNGDYDGTIELFSKMLEVGGTPDRHTFSSVLAACASIPMLPLGAQLHQLIEKSFLPDTAISNALITMYSRGGAITDAESIFNQMRTQKCLVSWNALIGGYEHHGRATEALQLFEEMRRAGVMPTHITFISLLSACGNAGLVSEGWRVFHTMVHEYGIAARIEHYSALVNLIGRHGKLDDALEVINSMPIAPDRSVWGSFLGACTAKKNEALAHMAAKALSKIDPESSAPYVLIHNLHAREGRWGSASLAREEMERQGVHKHAGYSWIDLHDQVHAFNAGDTSHPFIQEIYSVLECFDMSSRDWS, from the coding sequence ATGCGGAGATGGCCGCCTCCCATCCAAGGCGTCGCCCACCGccgcgcggcggccgcggccgcagCCGCGGCTACGGTTGCACCCCCCACCGGCGAGCTGGTCCGGCAACACAACCGCTCCCTCGCGGCTCTTCTCCGCCGCGGCCGCCTCGCCGCAGCCTGGCGCCTCTTCGACGCTCTCCCAGTCCGCGACGTCGTGACCTGGAACTCGCTCTTAGCGGCGCTAGCCCGCCGCAGCGACGTAAGCGCTGCCAGTGCCTTTTTCGCCTCCATGCCCGTCCGGGACGTTGTGTCATGGAACACTCTCCTCGCCGCCTACTCCCGCTCGTCGCACTCCCACCAcctcgccgccgcgcgccgcctgttcgacgaaatgccacaGCGCGACGGCGTCACGTGGAACACCCTCCTCAGCGCCTATGTGCGCCGCGGGCTCATGGGCGAGGCCGGGAAGCTATTCGACGAGATGCCGCAGAGGGGCGTCACTTCTTGGAACACGATGGTCACCGGGTTCTTTGCTGCTGGTCAGGTGAGCAAGGCCCTCGACATGTTCAATGCGATGCCTGTGAAGGACTCTGCGTCTCTGGGCACACTGGTGTCTGGGTTAGCCAAGAATGGCCGGTTGCATGAGGCAGAGGAGCTGTTGACAAAGCGCTTGACGGTGAAAGACATGGACAAGGCTCTTGATGCTTACAACACACTCATCGCTGCGTATGGGCAAGTTGGGAGGGTGGATGATGCCAGAAGATTATTTGATATGATACCCAGAGGTCAGAATCAGCACCAGATGAGCAATATGAGGGTGTTTCAGAGAAATGTTGTGTCATGGAACACAATGATGATGTGCTATACCAGAACTGGAGATGTTTGCTCAGCCAGGATGCTGTTTGATGAGATGCCGGCTAAGAACTTGGAATCGTGGAACACTATGGTTGCTGGGTATGCCAAGGTGTCCAATATGCAGGAAGCAGAGCAGCTGTTTTGGGAAATGCCAGACCCTGATATGGTGTCCTGGAATTTAATAATACGAGGATTCACACAGATAGGAGAGGTTGAGCATGCCCGTGGATTTTTTGATAGGATGCCAGAGCGTGCAATCATCTCCTGGAATACAATGATATCAGGTTATGAACAAAATGGGGACTATGATGGTACAATTGAGCTGTTTTCAAAGATGCTAGAAGTTGGTGGGACGCCTGATCGGCACACCTTCTCTTCAGTTCTAGCAGCATGTGCGTCGATCCCTATGTTGCCCCTTGGAGCTCAGCTCCACCAACTTATTGAGAAGTCGTTTCTGCCAGATACTGCAATTAGCAATGCCCTTATAACAATGTACTCCAGAGGTGGGGCAATAACTGATGCGGAATCCATCTTCAATCAGATGCGTACGCAAAAATGTTTAGTGTCTTGGAATGCACTGATTGGAGGTTATGAACACCATGGTCGTGCTACAGAAGCCTTGCAGCTGTTCGAAGAAATGAGGAGAGCCGGGGTTATGCCAACACACATAACTTTCATTTCTCTTTTGAGTGCATGTGGAAATGCTGGCCTTGTCTCTGAAGGATGGAGGGTTTTCCACACCATGGTCCATGAGTATGGCATTGCTGCTAGGATTGAGCACTACTCAGCACTTGTCAATCTCATAGGCCGACATGGTAAGCTTGATGATGCATTGGAGGTAATCAATAGCATGCCGATTGCTCCGGACCGATCTGTGTGGGGATCTTTCCTCGGAGCATGTACGGCGAAGAAGAATGAAGCACTGGCTCACATGGCTGCAAAGGCATTATCCAAGATTGATCCTGAGAGTTCTGCTCCATATGTTCTGATTCATAACTTACATGCTCGTGAGGGAAGGTGGGGAAGTGCATCTCTGGCAAGGGAAGAGATGGAACGGCAAGGTGTTCACAAGCATGCTGGGTACAGCTGGATTGATTTGCACGACCAGGTGCATGCCTTCAACGCAGGAGATACCTCCCATCCCTTTATCCAGGAGATATATTCAGTCCTAGAATGTTTTGACATGTCATCCAGAGATTGGAGCTAG